The Setaria viridis chromosome 9, Setaria_viridis_v4.0, whole genome shotgun sequence sequence CAGGCATCATCTGGGAAGGTACGTATCCAGTGATCTGATTACCTACGCAATTCAGCACAACAACGAAGTAACATTAAACGAAACGAATCGACGGATCCTCCACCAAAAACCACAATGCCCAACGGATCTACACCTTTCTCTGAAGAATCTACGCCACATCTTCCTCCAAAGAATCTAAATTCTAAACCACACGGCGCTATCGCACTGAGccagggccggcgggcggggatACCCTACGGATCGACGACGCTGGCTCCTAAACGCCAATGGATCCGCGTCCGCCGACGACGCGGCGGACGCGCGCGAGCCAGAAATGGACGGGATCTCATCTCACAGGCAGATTCAGCCGCTCACGACGCAGATCAGGGAAGCGAGACGACGAATCGAGGCTGCActgggcgaggaggagggcggggcGGGGGCGCTTACCGAGAGGCAGAGGCGAGGAGATcgagcgcggccggcggcggcggggtcggtgTCCGGTGGGGAGTGGCGCTGCTCTTGCTCTCGCTTCTGCGCTCAACGGGAGGGCCAGCGGCTGGTTTGTATAGGGGGGCGGATGGGCCCACCATGCGGAGTGCGTGGGCCGATTCCCTGACCGGCCGTCCGATCTCGCCGTTGACGGCCGAGATGGCACGGGGCGCCCGCGTGAACGAGACGCTTCCCTCCCTGCCGCCTGCTGTAATCGGAAACGCGTGATGCTGTTTGCAAATATTTTAACGTTTGCCGTTCGTAGATATTTAACACAAATATCTACCACTGCATAATCTCCGTTTTGTTTCTTCAAAAATTCATAGGGGATGTTTCAGGAATATATGGAATTTAACGCTCACATTAAAGTTGGAAAACTATCCCGTATTCCAAACAGTACCAAGAAGACCGGGACGGTTTCCATACAACTACCGTACCCAGCCATTCACTGTAGCTGCTAACGTTGCCCCACTTAGGCGGCACAAGAAAGAAAATTCACCCTACTTTAAATCTCAGTTGTGATTGCTTAAAGAACTCTGGAATTCTTTTAACTAGATTAAGGGAACCAGATCAAAACAAGTGCTAAACAGAGCACAAAATCACCATTCTTGTAAATTACATTAAGTGATAACATTTGATACATACATCAGCATGGCAAACATCTCGAGCTTATACACTACAATATAACAGCAGCATAAAGGACACGGTTCTACGCTGGGAAAGGGTAGGGGGGCCAAATAACTCCGACGAAGCTACAAATCACAACAAAATACTCTTGTTTCCTCTGCAGTAGCACATGCCAACTTTGTCGTTACAATGTAAGGATACACCACTACCCCTTAACTAGTCGTCTTAGTGTACATGGAAGGGGGTAAAGCAACTAAAAGGTCCTAGAATACTTCTTGATTTCGAACAGGATGGAGGATATGGACACCAGGTCCTTGTTGAGAGCAGAACCGCCATTGATCCTCTTGACACACTCGGTGAGCCTGGTGTAGTAGAGTAGGAGCTGCGCGAGCGCCGCTCTCAAGATCTCCATCCCACACAGGAAGTTGCTGAAAGATGTGATCACATCTTTGTGCATCTGCTCAATCGCAGCCTTGTACCGGCTCGCAAAATCCTTTACCAGTGGTTCAACTTCGGCAACGCTGATTTTCTCTGAACTTGTAGCCGTTTCATCCGCTGATAACGTTAAAGCAAGATCGAGGTGTCATTTCATGGTACAAAAGCAAAAGGGTTTAAAGTTCGGAGACATTTCACTTACCTGGACGAGTTTTGACAAATCTGATCAAATCACTGAAATGCTCCTGGAGCAACTCTTCCTGCAGGAATATGCATGCATCGTATCAAGAAACTTCAATGGAACTTCTTAGAAAATGCTAGTGTATTAATGCATACAGGAAATGGACATGACATGTATGTTGGATAAGCCCTCAAACAGTGACAAACTGCAGTTCCTTATATTGTTACTAACATCAAAAAACAAGCATGCTGGTGTGTTGCCACACTCTATGAAAGCCAATAGGCATATCCTTGCTCTGTACAAAACTAGCATCTTTCAGTCTGTTATGAACACTTGGCATTCGGCAATCATATAAGAACCTAACACCTCCAACTAGATTTAtgtgtttgtttgtttgggAGTTCCACCAGCAAGCTTAAGAAATGTGGTGAATGGTATTTTGCTCGCCATACAGAAATATTGTCCAATCTATACAATGGCATACCACATATATTGCAATGTTGCTCTTAAGAACCTCCTCGAAGTGGAGTTGTGCCTTCCCACCCTCTGTTCCAGCTTCCTTTTATGTCAAAGATCAGATTGAATGAAGTAATGGTTATTTTATAGATTTGTGTCGAAAAGTTACAGCATAAAAAACTGCCCCTTAAAATTAGTTACAGAATGGCTACCTTCAGAATGGCAATTGTTAAATCATAGTtgtttattaagaaaatagttTGCAGCTTCGGTTTACTGAACATCTTGGCCAACTTAACGAGCAAGTCCTCAATAGCCATCCGCAATCGCTCCAAATTAAGATCAAGCTGCAGATAGAAGCCAAATTTTGTAATTTCCGTGAACTTCAAAAACAGTTGACTTGTGGTATGGCAtgtgtgaaaaaaaaacaatcagaaAATAGTGAAAGATTTGTGATCAACTAACCTGACCGTCCCCATGTTCAACATTGAGGTGAACTAGAGAAGCCGTAAATTCAGCATATCTCCTTGTGACATAGTGTGGATGGACATCGTCCTCCCAAAGAGTCTTAATATTTGCATTTCGCAAGCTGTTCAAATGCAAGTCAAACACCATCTTGAAGCGAGGCCAGAGTGACATATTAACCTGTCCATCGTCCATAAAATGAGCTCAGTGATTCAAAATAATGGAAAGAGAGCAGAAGAAAGACTCTCATGCCGGTTCAACACCATGCCTTATAAATTTTCAGAAGCTAAGAACCGATTCAGACCAGACCTTGTCTAGGTAAGAGTCCAAACATGGGATTCGCCGCTTGAACATGATGAGCTGCACAAAATACCCATTTCAATAAGATTTAGTAAAAGTCTAGTTCTGCTATCTTCATCAGTTTATGCACTGGAAGAGAGCTAACAAACTTGCAattaaattactatttatttttaaaaatgtaaaaaaaagaaacaacaaaaggaTACAAAAAATTGGTTGATTGTCACCAGTTTAAGAGAAAACCCACACAGCTGGCTACAAGACGATTCAACAAAACATAATTTTTCTGTAAACTAATCCCCGAAACTGGGTCGAAACTGATAGCTTCCAACCCACTGAACTGAGAAATCGAACGGGTGAACCAATATCACATTTCTATAGTAGTCCAATGACATAGTTTATGAAATCCAGATATGAGCATGGATGTGTCACATTTCTATAGTAGTCCAGCGACCTAGTTAGCCAGTAATTGCTAGTGTAAACAGAATATTGTGCAGTTTGTACCAAACATTGATCACAAATCACAACCACACTGAGAAGAAAACACCATTGTCCTGAGGTTTATTCCTAAAACAGGTATAGAAATGTCGATACTACTAGCTGTTCCATCATAAGGTAAATCAAAGTTTACCTGGTGCTGATGAATTATTCTGATCATAAGCATTATTCCGATTGCATCATAACAGTTCAGGAGTACAGCATTGAAATATTCATCAACCACTTGAATTGGTCCTGAGGAGGAAAACCAGTTACCACTTCAAGCATAAATCATTTTCATCAAGCAGAATGGCAAAGATGGTAATGCTAAGGACAACTTTAACAGCATTTAGAAAGACCCTAAGGTGCTCCTCGATGGAAACACCATATTTGTAGCTGAGAGAAAACATGAATTTTGCGATTAATAACAGTTCCATTTTTCTTAATCATTGGATGTATGTGTGATATGAAACTTAAAAATAGGGCATGAAGGAAAAGCATCAAATGCACATGGTAAGGCAATGCTAGGGGTCAAATGTGGGTTACCTATCTGATAAGACTACGGCACAGGATACAAATAAATGTGAAACAAACTTGATGAAAAGTAGGATGAAAACCTGCAAATATATCATGGAATATGGATTCTTCACCGAAGAAATCATCAGTGAACAGGTACCTGCAGTTTGTTGATATATGTCACACTGCCACATTTTGCTATGATAAAGAGGGAACTAGACGGCAATCCAAAGCTTACTCGGAAGTGGCTGTGTCAATAAGAAGTTTCTGCAAGCTTCTGAAAAGAACTTCATATGGATATTTTTGTGACTTTGCTTCAGCTATATGAGGTATCAATGCTGGCTGATCGATTTCCTGATACCAAAGAAAGCAAAAGACAGAATTTACACTACTATAGTTGCCACTTGTCAGTTTTGAGAGAATAAATCCTTCAGGAACAATAGATAGtccaaaaggtaaaaaaaaaaatgtgagGCAACATTCCAATAAAGGAACAAAATCTGGCATATCTCAAATTTATAACAGTTTCTTTATTACAATTGCTACTATTCATGGGTACAAGTGCAAATACAGGCAAGCTGAGGAACTATGAAAGTATAGATAGCAAAAATGTTTGGTCTCAGCATAATGGGCTATGCTCCGAAGCCATGAAGCTTGTTAGTGTATAAGTTCTGATTAGTTGCTATGTACCCTATGCCTCAACTACACAGTTTAGCTCCCATGCCATGTTGCCACTAATGAACTTCAAAATTCTAGACATACTGTGAATGAAAGTGTAATTAAGTAAACTACCTTTAATATGTTTATTCGTTCACCCAAAGCAAACACTGAAGAACGGGTTTTTAGAGATTCTTTTCCAATGGAGAAAAGGAAGCCTGTACTTCTGGTTTCAACGCCAAGTAAGTCGGTGGAAGTAGCTATGTCCATCTGTAGTTTCTCTAATGCTTGTATGTATGCACGAAAATGTGCACTTAGCACCTGTAGGTAGaaatagtaaaaaaaataaaatgttaaTATAACCAATAGAAGTTAGTAGTGCAGACATGTATAGGTTTTACATGGTTCTCTTTTTTCCTCCATGCTAGCAGACTTAAATAATCATGCAGAAATAAGAGAAGAGTTTGACGTAGATGAAGGTTGATGCCAAACAGCCAAAAGAAGCAAAGACAGGAAGGAACAGAAGCTAATGCTCCAGGTCCCAAAGACTCAAACTGAATAAAGTGGTAAATCATGACCCCAAGTGGAGGAGTCCATCAAAGCGCATCGCAACTCCCTTGGCTGTTTCAGTGTTTCTGCATGCTATACCAAGAGTTAATCCAGCATTAACATGTTTGAACCCTCAGGCATTAGTAATCACTACTTTTTGGAACAACAAGCATTATGTGAAATCCTCCTCACTGCCTATTGCCGCTATAATACTAAGCCACATGCTCCACTGTCAACACTTCCGTACACAATTCATCAGGGACGTTAAACATTGGTTATGTGGTAGTCATTCAGATCACGTTGCTAGTGTTGATGTGGCTAGAGATTTCTTGTTAAAATACCACGCTCACCTTATTCATGGTATCAATATATGCCGCACGAATTTCTGCATATATCTCCTTAGCATGTTCCTTAAGGAAAATTATTGTGTATCTGCAGTGGAGAAAGTGATGGCCAAAAGTGAGAAATAACGCAAAAGGACAGAACATGACAGATGCAGCAGCAATATAACCACATAGGCATATGCAATATTTGAAGAAAAAATCATTTCCAGTCAGTAAAGGTCTATTACAAGCATAGTAATTGAGTGGAGTGATCTGTTTGATGATTCATTAATCCAACCGGTGGTTTGTAGACTGGACTTCAAATTCATTAATGTAATCTTTAAAACTCGAAACATATTTTAATTTGAACTCAATTGTCAACAAAATGCTGCCACTCAATAGGTTTTTATTCCCCACACAGACAAGAAGATCTACACTTTAAGTGCCCTGGTTAGCTCTTTGGAGATGAACAGAAGTTTAGGCATTTAACTTTCAAACCTGAGCAGTGTAATCTGTTGACAAGATATCTGTCCAGTTTCAGTACAATACTGCATGAGTAAAACATTGCTGGTGACAGCCCATATATGGTTACTGAAAATACCAATATGGCTTTTCCATATGTATATGTAGGCAAATGCACTATCACCACCATATAATGTGCCTTTGATGCAACCTTCCAAATTCAAAGTACTAGTTTATACCATTGTCATTGTAATGCCCCTATAAATATCCTTGAGGCATTTCGTACATCTCAGTACATGTAACCTACATGTATAAGTGATTTTCCATTATCCTTAGGAAATATATGGTAAGTTTCTCCACTTGCAACTATTTTAGTAGGATCACAAATGGATGAATCGGACTACATTGAGCGCTGTTGAAGATAACGTAGTACAGATGAATTTTGAATAAGACCAAAACAAGACATAAATTAATATACTGGAACCACAATTTAGTTCACAAAACTTTGCACTGAGGCATGGACAGCAAGACAGGTATTGAAAGGTACAACAAGCCAAATAGGTATGTGATAAGAAAGCATGACATACTTGTATTTAAGAAGGACACTCTGCTGTAGAATCTGAATATTAGTTTTCGGTTTTCTCAAGGCATAGAACTTCTGGATGACAAACTCAAAAATCTGCAAGAAAAGTATGGATGCATTAATAACGGTGTTCTAGCCTAATATTATTGGATTTACTACAAAAAGAATCAGTGAGCAAAAGGTCAAACACAGGTTCTATTACAGCTTCCATGTATTAATGCAATTAAATAGAGATATAAAAATTTCATGTCGATTCATAATTGCGTGTCAACTAGTATGGCCTATAAATAACACTCGCCATTAGTAATCAATTTGGTTTGTCATCTGTCATCAAAATCTCAAGAAAAAAATCCGCATCTCACTCTAGCAACGAGTGATGCATCATGTTAACAGTCCAGCGTCCATCATCACTGGCACATACCAATTGCAAGTTTCTGACACTTCAAAAGATTGCATGTTGCAACTAGCAGCTATGTGCCAGTGGCCCTATTCGCCATGTCAGTGACATGTGTTTCCCAATTCATACATTACTGCAGTCCTACTAAGTTTATTCCCTTTTCAAGACGACCTAAGACTTCATTACATACATCTGATGAGTTTACTATATAATCAGGAAAGTTCACAAGCATTGTGATTTGTGAATCAACAGGGGTAGTAAGACACATTAGCTCTGATAGTCGCATCACATTGATAAAAACATGGACACAGGAACCCATGGAAGGATGATAAGTAAGATGCAAGCCAACAGGAACTAAAAACGACAATTGTTTTCCAGACCTTTGAGACAGCTTTCTGCCGTAGTCTCTCAACTTCAGGCTGAACATCTTTTAGAGCCTTGGATGATTTAACCATAGGATCAGCATCAATGAACTTGATCTTTTTGCTCAGAGTCTCAAGTGTTTTCATATATTCATCGTTGACCTGCACAATTGTTGAATAAAGCATTTTCAGAAATCCATTAGGAGAATCATGCTTCAACTGCAAACAAGCCATGCTGGCATAGCAAAACAGTAAACTCGTGTGACTTTTGATATATCAAAACTGACAAAGACAGTCTTTCTAACAGGTAATATAGCAGTTAAAGCTTGGGCAAACCAGCAATAGTTAAGATTTGAGCAAACAAATACATGCAACAGGGGAAAGAAATATCATGTAAGATAGGATACACCAGACTACTTAAACAGCAATCCATAGGATTCCCAAAGGAAGCAAAGAGACAAAATAGAAGAAATCTCATCGTTAAACATAGTAATCAAAATAGCAGAGTTgcattatactccctccatcccaaattactattcattttggcttttctaggtgcatagcatttgctatgcatctatctgggatggagggagtaggttgCAAATAAATGGTAGTAAGTTCAAGAGGACTGATCGTAATATATGCTAAACTAAATCATGACTGTACaactaaacaaaaaaaaacagtaatGTTGAGAGCTGCCATAATGAAAGAATGTAAGTAATCACCTCTCCATCAACAATTATGTCAATCATTCTTGGAGGTACTATTATATCCTCAACAAATTTTGACAATTTAGACTCTGCAGCCTGCAATTTGTTTTCCAAAAGATAGGAGTCAACATAAGAATTATAAAGGCAACTGAACATGGAGAATAGGGGAATACAATGCATAAAAGCTAGGAATACTGTGAATCGTTTCCACAATGAAATAATTTCTAACTGTTCAGACTTCAGCGGACAGTGACTATGCTTGAATGTTTCGGAGGGAACCATTGCTTCATAGTGGCACATCACTACTAATAAGATCTGATCTAAAGAGCAAAATGGTGTTGCACATGGTAGTACAACCTACACTGACATATCCTTTGGTAAATGTATCACCTTATAAGAATCATCATCTAAACTATAATTTTCCTAGCTATGCCACTTGCATGAACAGAGATCAGACAAGAATGCCAGCTAAGGGGATACAAAGATAACCATAAAACATGCAAGATGGAGAACATTATAAAGCAGCCTTAATTAACTAATAGAAAATCAAATCGACGAATGAAAGATACAAAATATGGAATGAACCAGACCTTACGATTTTTCAGCTTTAATCCCATGTCCATAGATTTCTCCTGAAGGACCTTTATCTCTGAACTTATGGAACCAATTTCTGTCTACCACAGAAGTCAAAAGATTGCAATATGACTTAGTAAAGAAAAGGAGGATCTGTTATTTCTATCTAAAGGTGAACAAATAAAGAGGACTAGAAAAGCATGAAACAGCATTTAACGAGAGTGCTGGCCATTACATTTAAGCATTATAAGTCGTGAACCATTATAAGCCAGAAATGGTGTTGCTAAAGTTATGATCGTTGAAGTTGTTAAATGGATCATATCATATAAATTGAAATTAGAATCCTTGGATAGCACGTGGAAATCGGAGTGCAGCAGATAAATGTAGTACTTGGTGTGAATAGCTCCATATGTGTTATAGTTACAAAAGGACATACTGAATGTAAAGGGGCATACCCTTGGTACATTTTCATGTAACTAACAGTTAAGCACACCCTGGCAAGCTTAGACAATGAATTGAACTGCTAATAACAACAAGAACACAAAAGCTCGCACGTTGCCGATTTGATAACATGTTTACAGCTACTCGCTTGGTTATCCAGCATGTTATATCTCAAATAGTACTGCCACAACAAATGGAGATCTGTAATTACCTGGAATCCAGTCAGAACcatttccatttgggacaaaatATTGTCACAATCGCGAATTTGATCATGCAGCGAAACTAGGTTTTCACTTTCCTTAATGTAAtcctacaaaaaaaaaagaaaggcaaTGTTCCTTAAATCAAATGTCAAGACAGTAACCcaataataattatttttgcaGCAGCGTTAAAAACATCAACAAATCATGAGTCCATGTTCTCCACATAGCTTCACTACTCTTGAACAGCCATTTGATGATTCAGCATAAAATTTTGTTTAATAGAATGACCTTACCAGTTCAAGATATCACTAAACAGGTTGAAATTCTATTGACATTTGACTCGTACAACAGCTAGCTCTACATTATGAGAACAATGATTGTCCGTCATAATTGACATGAACTACTTAACTAGGACCAGATAACATCTGCCAAAGCAATCACCTGTATGGAATCAAGCTCGACTTGGCGTATGTTATTCTCGACACCTTTTGTGTACTCGCGCAGTTTGATGCCGTTAGCCAGGATGTTTGCGACTTCCTGCACATGCCCAGAAAGAGAACAACAGTGACCAGCAAGGAGGAGGCAAGAGCACACTGTTTCATACAGCTCCTCGTCACCCAAACATTGCGGCAAGCTCAAAAGGGCAGCAATGCAATCTGCTGCTTCAAGGTCTCAGTAAGGCGTAAGCTACTACATAGCCATTATGCAGAAACTATAAAGTTTGCTGTATAGCAAAAAGCGATACCTGATCATTCTTGCAGTCGTCGAGCTCCTGCTGCAGCCCTTCCAGGCACTCGTCATCACTAGCAACGACGAAACAGCGCGCAAGCTTCAGAATCGCAGCCACAGAACGGTAGGGACAGCACACGACGCCATCCGAGAAGGAAGAGTGGGCGATCGTAGTACCTGGTGACTTCCTCGTCGAGGGCGAGGTCGCCGACGAAGACCCCGAGATCGAACCTGTCCTTGTGCCCGTCGAGGGCCTCCGCGGCGGAGACGGCCTCCATCTCGGGGCGGAGAACGCCGCGGCGGACGGTGTCGGCCGGCTGGCTGGGTAGCTACGATCTAGATCTGCCACCGGTGGCGGTGGGGGTTGGAGTCGGATCGGACGGGGCTGGGAGGAGGGTCTCCGGGAAATGGAGGAGACAGCAGACTGCACGGACACAACAGGTGGGTTGGAAGGGGCGAATGTGTTGGGCTGGACTGTGTTGTTGGCTGCTTCGTCGGCCTATTACTGTGGTTCTAAGCGCACTCGGCGTGCCAGGCCCAGTTAGTTCCAATGGCCGGCCCATATGTGTTTGCTCGGCCTAGTTAACATATTCGGCCATTTTATGACagattttttccccctttttcgttctttttttgcttttccttgttcttaattttcttgttttttttgaacGGAATATGTATTCCAATTAACTTACGGACTCAGCGATATCGCTGGTCACCAGGTCCTCCATGCCACATGGAGTACCGTCCCATCGAAGGTcggtaccttttttttttactagttTTTCTcccatactttttttttttgggggggggggggggggagtgggggaggggggcgatATTTTTAGTCTCTCACTCTCCTAAACCTCCCGCAAATTTGCGTTCACCCGCATCCAGAGTTGTTCCGCCCGCAAATTTACACGGCGCTTttcctcccccaatccaccTGTGCGCGACCACGCCTGCCATTCCCGCTTTTTTTTCCGGGTACCAGCGCCTGCCTTTCCCGAACGGCGGTGGCGCCAGGCCTTCCTAAGCGGCGGTGGCTGCTCCTTCCCTCCCACTCGCAGCAGATGCTTCCCGTGCTCATTTTTTTGCCGTGCGCGCGCACCACCCGCAGCGCACCGGCCGACGCCTGCTCACCCCGCATCGCttgccccgcgccggccgccaaTTGCCGCGTGCTGGCCAGCTGggtagggagggagggagaataCGACGCGGCCCTCAATGTAGCGGACAACACACTCGATGCAGAACTCGTGTGTGCAGTGGAGCTGTGGAGACCCTGGACAGTGGACAAGAGAGGTCGGTGATGGGTGAGATGGATGCGGGATGGTGAGGGGAAGCTGCTGGTGCGAGGAATCGAACGGAGGCGCCGGGATACGGCGGATTTGACCGGTGGTGAGCTCTGCTCGAAGGAGCGATGGAGCTATGTTCTGGAGGTAGGGAGGGGCTCTGTTTTAGCATAGCCCCTAATACatcgttttggggaagaattttttgaggAAGTTGCTCTTAGTTAGCGGAGGGAGTAGGTTGTGCTAGAGAAATTCTTGACTCTTGGGTGGTGCTCTCGAATAATTGTATGTAAATTAAcatataacaaatatatatatatatatatatatatatatatatatatatatatatatatcgcgCGGGACGCATGCAAACGAATCCTTTGAACTTGTATATAAACGCATTTCGGTCATTCCTTTTTCAGTTTTCTTGGCGAAGCATGCGCGTGCTTGTACATTATTCTTTTCCATGCATTATGTTATGTGTGATCGATGGTTAAACAAATTACGCGAGCGCACAGAAAAAGCGCATGCGCATGGAGGACCTGCTGGGGCAATTGTTCGAAAATTTTTAGATGCAAGGATCTTCAAATCTGTCTTTAGTTAACTGcagaataaatgactacaaccGCCACGAGATTTACTTTCAATATACATACAAAACTTCCAGCAGAAGTAGCCGAGGGTGATGTCCACTCACATGGGAGATCTTGCAACTTGAACACCGATGAATAATATACAGCTTATTAAGACAACGATGACAAGCTTGCTAATGATCATGGCAGATCCTCAaagctaaaaaaaatcaagatatCATGGTATATCCTCAATTAAATAAAggtttttttattgctttattTTAGTTGGTACAAACTAAATGACACAGCGCACGTATACTAGCTGCTGTCCAGCCATTGCCCACCCTCATCATTGTCTCGATCAGCTTGGCGTACGGCCGGGGCGCTGCTCAAAACGCTTGCACAAAGAAAGCGCCAGAGAGATGCATGATATATGCAGAGATACTATACGAACGCGACCGCTAAGCTAACCTGCAGGCTACTACAGCTAGCAACTTGATCACCTTTGCATGCTGAGCCGGAATAATGCTCGTGCGTGCTGTTGTTGCTTTGTATtgtgcacatgcatgcatgcatgtacataCATACACGGAGGGGGCGTACGTACGACGCCGGTACGGTGCatccgtgcatgcatgcatgcatgcatgtgtcgtCGTCTCAGCGATGCCGGTCGTAGTCGTACATCTGACCCTCTGTAGCTGTACTCTCACTGAGCATTTATACATGCAGTGCCATCAGCTTATCCAAGACATTTTTGTGAGGCGGAGGATCGAGCTATCCGTCGTCGGCCGCTGTCGCCATCGGAGGAAGATGGCGGTCGCCGTCTCGTGTACAGTGT is a genomic window containing:
- the LOC117836817 gene encoding vacuolar protein sorting-associated protein 52 A: MEAVSAAEALDGHKDRFDLGVFVGDLALDEEVTSDDECLEGLQQELDDCKNDQEVANILANGIKLREYTKGVENNIRQVELDSIQDYIKESENLVSLHDQIRDCDNILSQMEMVLTGFQTEIGSISSEIKVLQEKSMDMGLKLKNRKAAESKLSKFVEDIIVPPRMIDIIVDGEVNDEYMKTLETLSKKIKFIDADPMVKSSKALKDVQPEVERLRQKAVSKIFEFVIQKFYALRKPKTNIQILQQSVLLKYKYTIIFLKEHAKEIYAEIRAAYIDTMNKVLSAHFRAYIQALEKLQMDIATSTDLLGVETRSTGFLFSIGKESLKTRSSVFALGERINILKEIDQPALIPHIAEAKSQKYPYEVLFRSLQKLLIDTATSEYLFTDDFFGEESIFHDIFAGPIQVVDEYFNAVLLNCYDAIGIMLMIRIIHQHQLIMFKRRIPCLDSYLDKVNMSLWPRFKMVFDLHLNSLRNANIKTLWEDDVHPHYVTRRYAEFTASLVHLNVEHGDGQLDLNLERLRMAIEDLLVKLAKMFSKPKLQTIFLINNYDLTIAILKEAGTEGGKAQLHFEEVLKSNIAIYVEELLQEHFSDLIRFVKTRPADETATSSEKISVAEVEPLVKDFASRYKAAIEQMHKDVITSFSNFLCGMEILRAALAQLLLYYTRLTECVKRINGGSALNKDLVSISSILFEIKKYSRTF